In Oncorhynchus kisutch isolate 150728-3 linkage group LG7, Okis_V2, whole genome shotgun sequence, one DNA window encodes the following:
- the LOC109894566 gene encoding protein L-Myc-1b-like isoform X1 gives MLGINSRVSRCDSWEMEYDRYQHYFLDDLDKEEDFYKSTAPSEDIWKKFELLPTPPMSPTRTLGGNMHVPPGDKFGWLSKVLGQDEEYEGPDTEELFGNMSSIIIQDCMWSSFSASQHLEKVNERLSAAAQARLSPPAPQNFATVSKVQCTLPTPPDATLPSTVAECVDPASVLTFPAISCRKPASSGSESRSDSSDDDDDDEIDVVTVESKQSRARLLGSRKAVTVTVRADPCPQRFHMSVHQQQHNYAAPSPESDPEEEDEEPQCKRFCPDSSHHQQPDSPASISPQGSSADSPQSSDAEDTDRRKNHNFLERKRRNDLRSRFLALRDEIPGLVESAKTPKVAILTQATEYLLQLHSREKHQAQERKRLKARQQQLLQRLATLKRSLG, from the exons ATGCTTGGAATAAACTCCAGAGTATCACGTTGTGACAGTTGGGAGATGGAGTACGACCGCTATCAGCACTATTTCTTAGATGACCTTGACAAAGAGGAGGACTTCTACAAGTCAACCGCACCAAGTGAGGACATATGGAAGAAGTTTGAGCTACTGCCCACCCCTCCCATGTCTCCCACCAGGACATTAGGTGGTAACATGCACGTTCCCCCGGGAGACAAGTTCGGCTGGCTGTCCAAGGTCTTGGGTCAGGATGAGGAGTACGAGGGACCTGACACCGAGGAGCTTTTTGGGAACATGAGTTCTATTATTATCCAGGACTGCATGTGGAGTAGTTTCTCAGCCAGTCAGCACTTGGAGAAAGTCAACGAGCGCCTGTCAGCTGCAGCGCAGGCTCGTCTCTCCCCACCAGCACCCCAGAACTTTGCGACTGTGAGCAAAGTGCAGTGCACCCTGCCGACCCCACCTGATGCGACACTGCCCAGCACCGTGGCAGAATGCGTTGACCCAGCGTCTGTGCTCACCTTCCCAGCCATCAGCTGTAGGAAACCGGCATCATCGGGCTCTGAGTCTCGCTCCGATTCCTCTG atgatgatgatgatgatgagattGATGTGGTGACTGTGGAAAGCAAGCAGAGCCGAGCCCGCCTGTTGGGAAGCCGTAAGGCTGTGACCGTCACTGTCCGCGCTGACCCTTGCCCACAGCGTTTCCACATGTCTGTCCACCAGCAGCAGCACAACTACGCAGCCCCTTCCCCTGAAAGCGACccggaggaggaggatgaggaaccACAGTGTAAACGGTTCTGtccagactccagccaccaccAGCAGCCAGACTCCCCAGCCTCCATCTCCCCCCAAGGGTCCTCTGCAGACAGCCCCCAGAGCTCTGACGCTGAGGACACTGACCGCCGAAAGAACCACAACTTCCTGGAGCGGAAGAGGCGGAACGACCTTCGCTCCCGCTTCTTGGCACTGCGGGATGAGATCCCGGGCCTGGTAGAGTCGGCCAAGACTCCCAAGGTGGCCATCCTGACCCAGGCGACAGAGTACCTTCTCCAGCTGCACAGCAGAGAGAAGCACCAGGCCCAGGAGAGGAAACGCCTCAAAGCGCGCCAGCAGCAGCTCCTCCAGAGGCTAGCCACCCTCAAACGGTCCTTAGGATAG
- the LOC109894566 gene encoding protein L-Myc-1b-like isoform X2, giving the protein MLGINSRVSRCDSWEMEYDRYQHYFLDDLDKEEDFYKSTAPSEDIWKKFELLPTPPMSPTRTLGGNMHVPPGDKFGWLSKVLGQDEEYEGPDTEELFGNMSSIIIQDCMWSSFSASQHLEKVNERLSAAAQARLSPPAPQNFATVSKVQCTLPTPPDATLPSTVAECVDPASVLTFPAISCRKPASSGSESRSDSSDDDDDDDEIDVVTVESKQSRARLLGSRKAVTVTVRADPCPQRFHMSVHQQQHNYAAPSPESDPEEEDEEPQCKRFCPDSSHHQQPDSPASISPQGSSADSPQSSDAEDTDRRKNHNFLERKRRNDLRSRFLALRDEIPGLVESAKTPKVAILTQATEYLLQLHSREKHQAQERKRLKARQQQLLQRLATLKRSLG; this is encoded by the exons ATGCTTGGAATAAACTCCAGAGTATCACGTTGTGACAGTTGGGAGATGGAGTACGACCGCTATCAGCACTATTTCTTAGATGACCTTGACAAAGAGGAGGACTTCTACAAGTCAACCGCACCAAGTGAGGACATATGGAAGAAGTTTGAGCTACTGCCCACCCCTCCCATGTCTCCCACCAGGACATTAGGTGGTAACATGCACGTTCCCCCGGGAGACAAGTTCGGCTGGCTGTCCAAGGTCTTGGGTCAGGATGAGGAGTACGAGGGACCTGACACCGAGGAGCTTTTTGGGAACATGAGTTCTATTATTATCCAGGACTGCATGTGGAGTAGTTTCTCAGCCAGTCAGCACTTGGAGAAAGTCAACGAGCGCCTGTCAGCTGCAGCGCAGGCTCGTCTCTCCCCACCAGCACCCCAGAACTTTGCGACTGTGAGCAAAGTGCAGTGCACCCTGCCGACCCCACCTGATGCGACACTGCCCAGCACCGTGGCAGAATGCGTTGACCCAGCGTCTGTGCTCACCTTCCCAGCCATCAGCTGTAGGAAACCGGCATCATCGGGCTCTGAGTCTCGCTCCGATTCCTCTG atgatgatgatgatgatgatgagattGATGTGGTGACTGTGGAAAGCAAGCAGAGCCGAGCCCGCCTGTTGGGAAGCCGTAAGGCTGTGACCGTCACTGTCCGCGCTGACCCTTGCCCACAGCGTTTCCACATGTCTGTCCACCAGCAGCAGCACAACTACGCAGCCCCTTCCCCTGAAAGCGACccggaggaggaggatgaggaaccACAGTGTAAACGGTTCTGtccagactccagccaccaccAGCAGCCAGACTCCCCAGCCTCCATCTCCCCCCAAGGGTCCTCTGCAGACAGCCCCCAGAGCTCTGACGCTGAGGACACTGACCGCCGAAAGAACCACAACTTCCTGGAGCGGAAGAGGCGGAACGACCTTCGCTCCCGCTTCTTGGCACTGCGGGATGAGATCCCGGGCCTGGTAGAGTCGGCCAAGACTCCCAAGGTGGCCATCCTGACCCAGGCGACAGAGTACCTTCTCCAGCTGCACAGCAGAGAGAAGCACCAGGCCCAGGAGAGGAAACGCCTCAAAGCGCGCCAGCAGCAGCTCCTCCAGAGGCTAGCCACCCTCAAACGGTCCTTAGGATAG